The genomic stretch GCCCGGCGCACTGGGAACCACAAACCCGACGGTATTGATCATCAGGATCGCCAGCACGGCCCCCAGCGGATTCGCATCGATCGATTCAAATCCCTGCGAGAGAAATCCCAACCCGGCCAGCACCATCCACACCATCATCGCATACATCGCCCACAGCACCAACGAACTCACGCACAGTCCGAGCAGATGCTCCGACTTTCTGAGAATCGACAGCCCCGAAGTGAATTTCTCGAGCAGCTTAAAGATCCCATGCGCGATCTTCTTCGGGAAAATCGCCAGCATCTTCTGCGCCAGCCCCAGCGCGCGTTCGCGGTCCACGACAATCCAGACCAGGAATCCCGCGCCCACAAGGGTCAACAGCCCCATCACCATGGCTCCCTGCCGTAGCGCGGGGGAAACGGGAAAGAGCAGAATCGCCAGCCCCATAAAGGGAACCATGAACAGCAGATCCAGCACACGCTCCAGCACAATACTGCCGAACGCGGCGCTGCGTGAGAGCCCGGAAATCTGATGTACGACCTGTGCGCGATACAATTCGCCCATGCGGAACGGCAGCAGGTCATTGGCCATATACCCGATGCACATTGCCGAGAACACGTCACCGTAAGGCATCGGCACCAGCGGGTTCAGCATCACCTTCCAGCGCCACGCGCGCACGAACAGCGAGACCACCAGCAGCGCACCGGCACCGAGAATCGGCGCCCAGTTGGCCGTCGCAATCACATCGCCAAGCTGCGACAGGTCGAAACGCATATGGCCGAACAGCGCGGTTCCAAGCCCAATCTCACCGCGAGCCAACGAACCGATTTGGGGGACAAAGAGCGTCAGGTAAAGGAATACAAGACTCAGTCCAAAGCTGACATATAGGCGGCTCCCGCGCATGAACAGATCCCTACTTGCCTTTCCCCGCGCCGCGGAAATCTATGATATTCTCCGGCGGCACGCCGGGAGGCGTGAACAGCGCCGGATCGGGCTTTACATTCTCTTCCCACTGCGTGACATTGTAGCGGACGACCGAGCCGTCCGGCTGCGAAAAGGCCATCGCATCGGGAACATTCGCGCGCGCCGGAAACTCAATCGACACTCCGCCCGCCACGTCGGGCTTCTCCGATTCGAGTTTCAAAACGCGCCGGCCCTCTCCGGATTCATCGAGAGACACCGCGTGAAAATTCTTTTTGAGATCAAACAACACGTTCTGCGGCGAAAACTCGCTCTGCGCCGCGGCCGCTTCGAGAATCAGCGTCTCCTGATCCTTCAAATACCGCCACTGCTCCGCGCCGTTCTGACAGACAGTCCACTCGGGAGTGTCGTGATAGTAGCGATCCGGCTTGATCCAGATCATGCGTCCCTGCACCACATTCCCGCCGGCGGAACCTTCCGCCTGATATTGGATTTCCAACGACTTCAAAGCTTGCAAACGCCGTTCCAACGACGCATACAGCGGCTGAGGATCCGTTGCCGCCGTAGCCCGAAGCCCGAGCAGCAGGAGGCCAAGGATCAGCACATTATGCTTCATGTGGCGTGTCAAAGTAATGTTCATCTACGAGTACCGCCCGTGCTTTGGACCCGTCAAACGGTCCCACCACACCGGCGCGTTCCAGTTGATCGATCAGCCGCGCCGCGCGGCTGTAGCCGACCTTCAACCGGCGTTGCAAAATCGAAACGCTGCCCTGTCCCGTGCGCACCACAATCTTGGCCGCTTCCATGAAAAACGGATCGCGGTCCGCGCCATCCAGCGCCAGGGTGCCGCCTTCATTTTCGTCATCCGGCTCAATCGGAAGCGTAAGCTTGAAGCGCGGCGGGCGCTGCTTGCAAATGTGCGTGATCAACCGCGAGATTTCCGATGACGTCAACAGTGCGCCCTGCACACGAATCGGGGCGGGTTCTTCCGGATGCTGGAAGAGCATGTCCCCCTGGCCTAAGAGCATTTCCGCGCCATTGGTATCCAGAATGGTGCGGGAATCGACCTTCATCGCCACGCGGAATGCAATCCGCGCCGGAAAGTTGGCCTTGATCACACCGGTGATTACATCGACGGACGGTCGCTGCGTCGCGACAATCAGGTGAATACCTACCGCGCGCGCAAGCTGCGCCAGACGCGCAATCGGTTCTTCCACTTCCCGCTGCGCCGTGACCATCAAGTCCGCAAGCTCATCTATTACCACCACGATGAACGGCAGTTCCCGCTCGTCGTTCTCGCCGGGGTTCTCCCGCACCATCTCATTATACTCGCGAATGTGGCGCGCGCCCCGCTCGGCAAGCAGGTCATAGCGGTGCTCCATTTCGATCAGGCAGCTCCGCAGCACCTTCACCGCCTCATCAGGCTTGGTGATGACATATTCCGACAAATCGGGACGGTGCGTGACGTGGTGGTTGCGCAGTTCGTTATAGGCGGCCAGTTCCAGCTTCTTCGGGTCGATCATCACGAACTGCACCTCCTCCGGCGTCGTGCGCAGCAGAATCGATGCAATGATCGTATTCACGCAGACCGACTTGCCGCTGCCGGTGGTGCCGGCAATCAGCAGATGCGGCAGGGATCCCAAATCGGTCACAAAAATATCACCTTCCACCGTTCGTCCCAGCGCAATTTGCAGCTTGGAACGGGATGTCTGGTAGGCATTGGACTCCACCACTTCACGGAACGTTACCAGCGCGGCCTTGGGGTTGGCAATCTCCACACCCACCGCCGCCATGCCGGGAATCGGCGCCAGAATGCGCAGGCCGCGCGCACGCAGCGCCAGCGCGATGTCATCCGCCAGCGCCTCGATCTTCGAGACCTTCACGCCCGGCGCAGGCTCGAGGTCAAACCGCGTGATCACCGGACCGGGATTGACCCGCACCACCTTCGCCTGAACGCCAAAAGTAGCCAGCGTCTTTTCCAGCAACTCCGACATGCGCGTCAGCTCTTCGGGAGTCATGCCGGTATCTTGTCCCGGCTTGGCCGGATTGAACAGATCTACGGATGGAAAGACGTAGCCCGTGCGGTCTTCAATCTGCATGGCAAGCTGCGCCACGTCGGGAGCCTTCTCCTTGCGCACCGCAGGCTTGATAATTTCCGGAGGCTTGTTGCGCGCGCCGTTGGTCTCC from bacterium encodes the following:
- a CDS encoding lysylphosphatidylglycerol synthase transmembrane domain-containing protein; translated protein: MRGSRLYVSFGLSLVFLYLTLFVPQIGSLARGEIGLGTALFGHMRFDLSQLGDVIATANWAPILGAGALLVVSLFVRAWRWKVMLNPLVPMPYGDVFSAMCIGYMANDLLPFRMGELYRAQVVHQISGLSRSAAFGSIVLERVLDLLFMVPFMGLAILLFPVSPALRQGAMVMGLLTLVGAGFLVWIVVDRERALGLAQKMLAIFPKKIAHGIFKLLEKFTSGLSILRKSEHLLGLCVSSLVLWAMYAMMVWMVLAGLGFLSQGFESIDANPLGAVLAILMINTVGFVVPSAPGAVGTYHGVMTLGLTAMGVPGDRAAGFAILLHALNFIPLTGLGLFFFWKMGLTFREARRLTSEPDDTQNGGGGAKSGAAEDHMDGAKRAIS
- a CDS encoding outer-membrane lipoprotein carrier protein LolA, which translates into the protein MNITLTRHMKHNVLILGLLLLGLRATAATDPQPLYASLERRLQALKSLEIQYQAEGSAGGNVVQGRMIWIKPDRYYHDTPEWTVCQNGAEQWRYLKDQETLILEAAAAQSEFSPQNVLFDLKKNFHAVSLDESGEGRRVLKLESEKPDVAGGVSIEFPARANVPDAMAFSQPDGSVVRYNVTQWEENVKPDPALFTPPGVPPENIIDFRGAGKGK
- a CDS encoding DNA translocase FtsK 4TM domain-containing protein, which translates into the protein MATRSANPHPAKAESRVTASFWWGFVLLAIALVVFLSLVSYSAEDSEAMRELSSRDAGRIAFNWMGKPGAVISYALGTMLFGRWAAFGIAAVIGIWGWTLLRHLPWKKPLILSAFFLGATVWFSTMLGLLGQIGGLDQRSIFHHEGLFGSETAGALVGFLNVPGAILMMGLVLILGLAATVAGFAGWFEHRVNTAIDRAAQVKLPPVTVPKLRWFQKRPKPEKVEEEDDAIMPVVAVLPPETNGARNKPPEIIKPAVRKEKAPDVAQLAMQIEDRTGYVFPSVDLFNPAKPGQDTGMTPEELTRMSELLEKTLATFGVQAKVVRVNPGPVITRFDLEPAPGVKVSKIEALADDIALALRARGLRILAPIPGMAAVGVEIANPKAALVTFREVVESNAYQTSRSKLQIALGRTVEGDIFVTDLGSLPHLLIAGTTGSGKSVCVNTIIASILLRTTPEEVQFVMIDPKKLELAAYNELRNHHVTHRPDLSEYVITKPDEAVKVLRSCLIEMEHRYDLLAERGARHIREYNEMVRENPGENDERELPFIVVVIDELADLMVTAQREVEEPIARLAQLARAVGIHLIVATQRPSVDVITGVIKANFPARIAFRVAMKVDSRTILDTNGAEMLLGQGDMLFQHPEEPAPIRVQGALLTSSEISRLITHICKQRPPRFKLTLPIEPDDENEGGTLALDGADRDPFFMEAAKIVVRTGQGSVSILQRRLKVGYSRAARLIDQLERAGVVGPFDGSKARAVLVDEHYFDTPHEA